The following proteins are co-located in the Paludibaculum fermentans genome:
- the rodA gene encoding rod shape-determining protein RodA has translation MASYRSLRDLDWPLLAVTLSICGLGILQIYSATLDTAWRSAWWKQLLWLAVGLLMMWLMTKIDYHTLLGQVPLLYGITLTLLVVTPLIGRLVWGSKRWIPVAFGFKFQPSEFAKLVIVLLVARYLTELKSDRLEVRDLLKLGGLVGLPFTLVAAQPDLGTSLTYVPILLIGLYLGGVRWQHAATVIALAAVLMPVGWFFLKDYQRARLETFIDPMKDPMGKGYQVIQSKIAVGHGGIWGWGVTHGSQTQLRFLPVAHTDFLISAFAEEHGFVGILVVLGLYFLLLMQIVQNAQTAPDRAGMFICMGVCSLLLFHLLVNVGMAAGRMPVTGIPLPLMSYGGSSMLSVFMMLGLVNNVRLRRFVS, from the coding sequence GTGGCCAGCTACCGTTCGTTGCGTGATCTCGACTGGCCGCTGTTGGCCGTCACTCTCTCTATCTGCGGACTAGGGATACTCCAGATTTACAGCGCCACGCTCGACACGGCCTGGCGTTCCGCATGGTGGAAACAGCTGCTGTGGTTGGCCGTGGGCTTGCTCATGATGTGGTTGATGACCAAGATCGACTATCACACCTTACTTGGTCAGGTTCCACTGCTTTACGGCATCACTTTGACTTTATTAGTGGTTACTCCGTTGATTGGAAGGCTGGTGTGGGGTTCGAAGCGCTGGATCCCGGTCGCCTTCGGCTTTAAGTTTCAACCTTCGGAGTTTGCCAAACTAGTGATAGTATTACTGGTAGCCCGGTATCTGACCGAACTGAAGAGCGACCGGTTGGAGGTTCGGGATCTGCTGAAGCTAGGGGGACTGGTAGGACTTCCATTCACCCTGGTGGCAGCACAGCCGGATCTTGGCACGTCCCTGACGTATGTGCCGATCCTGTTGATTGGGCTGTATTTAGGTGGTGTCCGCTGGCAGCATGCGGCGACTGTTATCGCCCTTGCGGCCGTGCTGATGCCGGTTGGCTGGTTCTTCCTGAAGGACTACCAGCGAGCCCGTCTGGAGACGTTCATCGACCCGATGAAGGATCCGATGGGTAAGGGGTACCAGGTGATCCAGTCGAAGATTGCGGTGGGTCATGGAGGGATTTGGGGTTGGGGAGTCACACACGGCTCTCAGACTCAGCTTCGGTTCCTGCCTGTGGCTCATACTGATTTTTTGATTTCGGCTTTCGCCGAAGAGCATGGGTTTGTCGGCATTCTGGTCGTGTTGGGGCTGTATTTCCTGCTTCTGATGCAGATTGTGCAAAATGCACAAACGGCGCCAGACCGGGCTGGAATGTTCATCTGTATGGGAGTTTGCTCGCTGTTGCTGTTCCACCTTCTGGTGAATGTGGGGATGGCAGCGGGGCGGATGCCGGTCACTGGCATTCCGCTGCCCCTGATGAGCTACGGGGGATCGAGCATGTTGTCGGTGTTTATGATGCTGGGCCTCGTTAATAACGTACGGCTACGGCGATTTGTTTCGTGA
- the mreD gene encoding rod shape-determining protein MreD: MTEYDDRILQAGPRKAKISHFRPAAYIIIPLIAILFQVYVPRFVDFLSYLELPLLVVVYFSLMRRQPVAGAVIGTVIGLVQDSLSQHPLGMFGIAKTLVGYFSASISMRFDVENNALRFILSFFFFLFHQVAFWVFARGLLGQNLELQIPQSIIFAFLNAVVAVPLFLIMDKLRVEEQ; the protein is encoded by the coding sequence ATGACAGAGTACGATGACCGGATCCTCCAGGCAGGCCCGCGCAAAGCCAAGATCTCCCATTTCCGTCCGGCGGCATACATCATCATTCCGCTCATCGCGATCCTGTTTCAGGTGTACGTCCCGCGTTTCGTCGATTTCCTGTCCTATCTCGAGCTTCCGCTGCTGGTGGTGGTCTACTTCTCGCTGATGCGCCGCCAACCGGTGGCCGGCGCCGTGATCGGGACGGTGATCGGGCTGGTCCAGGACTCGCTGTCGCAGCACCCGCTAGGGATGTTCGGGATTGCCAAGACGCTGGTGGGCTACTTCTCGGCCTCCATCAGCATGCGCTTCGACGTGGAGAACAACGCGCTGCGGTTCATCCTCAGCTTCTTCTTCTTCCTCTTCCACCAGGTCGCCTTCTGGGTGTTCGCGCGCGGGTTGCTGGGCCAGAATCTCGAGCTCCAGATCCCGCAAAGCATCATCTTTGCTTTCCTCAATGCCGTAGTAGCCGTCCCTCTGTTCCTGATAATGGATAAACTGAGGGTTGAGGAACAGTAA
- the mrdA gene encoding penicillin-binding protein 2, with protein sequence MKLIPQERQPDASVTRPLIRDDTKFAAGKIAVFQYFAVCVFVFLALGYWDLQVRNEEFYLEKAYQNQIKSLPIPAPRGKIVDRDGRVIVDNHSSYRLILSRDSLREEHVIPIAAGLNLDANDLSAKIRRFRRQPTYFTIPLKEELTADELTFVEAHKGADSFPEMELIKSQFRVYPRDGVAAHLLGYVGEINEPELNSQEWANHNPGDVIGKSGIERFYNEQLTGVDGQRQVRVDNRMNTREVLGITEAQPGKDLKLTIDLDLQVVAELAMQNKRGAVVALDPRTGEVLAFVSTPAPDPNHFVGRIDAKEWAALATDPYKPLFNRALAAQQAPGSTFKPIMALAALEAGIIDENFTVQCNGGANWYGRWFKCHKKTGHGTVNLKTAIAQSCDVFFYAVGNKLGIDKIAEYAEMAGLGHKTGIDLPGEKEGVVPSSKWKIRTQREKWYAGETISVSVGQGALTVTPLQLAHAIGGIATGGVWMRPHVVKEEAGKAGKLEPARKAQLNLDNVNKVIAGMYAVVNEWGTGSMAHIPGIELCGKTGTAQLASNDLLKSRDMGEAFRDNGWFVGFAPRNSPEIVVAALYENGAHGDRASWIVRDVVKAYFDKKARLNKLQQPTPGVASLLSRPGEIAR encoded by the coding sequence GTGAAACTGATTCCGCAGGAACGGCAGCCCGATGCGTCGGTCACCCGCCCACTGATCCGCGACGACACGAAATTCGCCGCCGGCAAGATCGCGGTATTCCAGTACTTCGCTGTCTGCGTTTTCGTCTTTCTGGCCCTGGGTTACTGGGACCTGCAGGTCCGCAACGAGGAGTTCTACCTCGAAAAGGCCTACCAGAACCAGATCAAGAGCCTGCCCATCCCTGCCCCGCGTGGAAAGATTGTCGATCGCGACGGCCGTGTCATCGTCGACAACCACTCCTCTTACCGGCTCATCCTCTCGCGCGACAGCCTGCGGGAAGAGCATGTCATTCCCATCGCCGCGGGCCTCAACCTGGACGCCAACGATCTCTCCGCCAAAATCCGCCGCTTCCGCCGCCAGCCGACCTACTTCACGATTCCGTTGAAGGAAGAGCTGACCGCCGACGAACTGACCTTTGTCGAAGCCCACAAGGGCGCCGACTCGTTCCCGGAGATGGAGCTGATCAAATCTCAGTTCCGGGTCTACCCCAGGGACGGCGTGGCCGCGCACCTGCTGGGGTATGTGGGTGAAATCAACGAACCCGAGCTGAACTCCCAGGAGTGGGCCAACCACAATCCCGGTGACGTCATCGGCAAGTCGGGCATCGAGCGCTTCTATAATGAGCAGCTCACCGGCGTGGACGGCCAGCGGCAGGTGCGTGTCGACAACCGCATGAACACCAGGGAGGTTTTAGGGATTACCGAGGCGCAGCCCGGCAAGGACCTGAAGCTGACCATCGACCTCGACCTGCAGGTGGTGGCCGAGCTCGCCATGCAGAACAAACGCGGCGCCGTGGTGGCTCTGGACCCGCGTACAGGTGAGGTACTGGCCTTCGTCTCCACGCCTGCGCCCGACCCCAACCACTTCGTCGGACGCATCGATGCCAAGGAGTGGGCCGCGCTGGCAACCGACCCGTATAAGCCGCTGTTCAACCGCGCGCTCGCGGCCCAGCAGGCGCCCGGATCGACATTCAAACCCATCATGGCGCTGGCCGCGCTCGAGGCCGGCATCATCGACGAGAACTTCACGGTTCAGTGCAACGGCGGCGCCAACTGGTATGGCCGCTGGTTCAAATGCCACAAAAAAACCGGCCACGGCACGGTAAATCTGAAAACCGCCATCGCGCAGAGCTGCGACGTCTTCTTCTATGCGGTGGGCAATAAACTGGGCATCGACAAGATCGCAGAGTATGCCGAGATGGCCGGCCTGGGCCACAAGACCGGCATCGACCTGCCGGGTGAGAAGGAAGGCGTCGTGCCCTCCTCAAAGTGGAAGATCCGCACGCAGCGGGAAAAATGGTACGCCGGTGAGACCATCTCCGTTTCGGTGGGCCAGGGCGCGCTGACCGTCACTCCGCTGCAACTCGCTCACGCCATTGGCGGAATTGCCACGGGCGGAGTCTGGATGCGGCCGCACGTGGTCAAGGAAGAGGCGGGCAAGGCAGGCAAGCTGGAACCGGCCCGCAAGGCGCAGCTCAATCTGGACAATGTAAACAAGGTGATCGCCGGCATGTATGCCGTGGTGAACGAGTGGGGTACGGGGTCCATGGCGCACATCCCGGGGATCGAGCTTTGCGGCAAGACCGGCACCGCCCAATTGGCTTCGAATGATCTGTTGAAGAGCCGCGACATGGGTGAAGCGTTCCGGGATAACGGCTGGTTTGTCGGCTTCGCCCCGCGCAACTCCCCAGAGATTGTGGTGGCTGCTTTGTATGAGAACGGCGCCCACGGCGACAGGGCTTCGTGGATTGTGCGCGACGTCGTAAAAGCGTATTTCGACAAGAAGGCACGGTTGAACAAACTGCAGCAGCCCACGCCCGGCGTGGCCAGCCTGCTCAGCCGGCCCGGGGAGATTGCCCGCTAG
- a CDS encoding rod shape-determining protein, translated as MNIRSLFSLFSSDLAIDLGTANTLVFARGKGIVVNEPSIVAINKTNGEVEAVGKEAKDMLGRTPGNIVAIRPMKDGVIADFKVTERMLNYFIQKAHGRKMLVHPRIVIGVPSEITQVEKRAVIDSAYRAKASEVHLVEQAMVAAIGAGLPITEPSGNMVVDIGGGTTDVAVISLSGIVYARSVRVAGNEMDDAIMQYLKKKYNLLVGERTAESVKVQVGSAFPLDKPLTMEIKGRNLIEGVPRTILINDEEIREALGECVATIMNAIRVALERTPPELSADISDRGIVLTGGGAMLKNLDRRIREETGLPVSIAEDPLASVVLGTGRMLTDFKLLRRIAIE; from the coding sequence ATGAACATCCGCTCGCTTTTCAGCCTTTTTTCTTCGGACCTTGCTATTGACCTGGGGACGGCCAACACTCTGGTTTTTGCCCGGGGCAAGGGGATTGTCGTTAACGAACCTTCGATCGTCGCCATCAACAAAACCAACGGCGAGGTCGAGGCGGTAGGTAAAGAAGCCAAGGACATGCTGGGCCGCACGCCCGGCAATATCGTGGCCATCCGCCCCATGAAGGACGGCGTCATCGCCGACTTCAAGGTCACTGAGCGGATGCTGAATTACTTCATTCAGAAGGCCCACGGCCGCAAGATGCTCGTCCACCCGCGCATCGTCATCGGCGTCCCCAGCGAAATCACACAGGTGGAAAAGCGGGCGGTCATCGACTCCGCATATCGCGCCAAAGCCAGTGAAGTCCACCTGGTGGAACAGGCCATGGTCGCCGCCATCGGCGCGGGCCTGCCCATCACGGAACCTTCCGGCAACATGGTGGTCGATATCGGCGGCGGTACCACCGACGTGGCCGTCATCTCCCTCTCGGGTATTGTGTACGCGCGCTCAGTGCGCGTGGCCGGCAACGAGATGGACGACGCCATCATGCAGTACTTGAAGAAGAAGTACAACTTGCTGGTCGGCGAGCGCACCGCGGAATCCGTCAAGGTTCAGGTCGGCAGCGCCTTCCCTCTGGACAAGCCGCTCACCATGGAGATCAAAGGGCGCAACCTGATTGAAGGCGTCCCGCGCACCATCCTCATCAACGATGAGGAGATCCGCGAAGCCCTGGGTGAATGCGTGGCCACCATCATGAACGCCATCCGCGTCGCCCTGGAACGCACTCCGCCCGAACTCAGCGCCGACATCAGCGACCGCGGCATCGTCCTCACGGGCGGCGGCGCCATGCTGAAGAATCTTGACCGCCGCATCCGCGAAGAGACCGGACTGCCCGTTTCCATCGCGGAAGATCCGCTGGCCAGCGTCGTGCTCGGCACAGGACGCATGCTGACCGATTTCAAACTCCTGCGCCGGATTGCGATCGAGTAG
- a CDS encoding rod shape-determining protein MreC — translation METFLSRYRNLSVLLALIVGQLLLLAYQVKAREDVRLIRLWAVTAVTPLARGIEWVRGGTGGFFTGYIFLRDVQAENQRLRQEVGQMKLRNQFLTAELTTADRAKALLEFRSRIPSKTLPARVIGTGTGANSRVVFVDRGSNDGVKRGMAAITPDGIVGKVVAAYPMASLVQLITEQGSVAGVVSQKNHVRGTLKGQGTTNCIVDYVQNEDKLEPGEWFYTSGADRIFPRGLPVGQVKMVREGRGGKEVVVTPSAVTGSVEEMLIVIDGVQGLIPEPETPASPQISILPAPPPMPGEDQRVAPSAAGEAAGAMQTDADKLRDKYRRIGESQGVDIGSPGPLADFNRNPPAQSAQPAPNAATTPGAQPPAGARTAPGAQPPAAPKPQEPRKQ, via the coding sequence ATGGAAACGTTCCTCAGCCGTTACCGCAACCTGAGCGTTTTGCTGGCGCTCATCGTGGGGCAGTTGTTGTTGCTCGCTTACCAGGTAAAAGCGCGCGAAGACGTGCGCCTCATCCGCCTGTGGGCGGTCACGGCGGTAACACCCCTGGCCCGTGGCATCGAGTGGGTGCGAGGCGGCACCGGCGGCTTCTTCACCGGCTACATCTTCCTGCGCGACGTCCAGGCGGAAAACCAGCGGTTACGGCAGGAAGTGGGCCAGATGAAACTGCGCAACCAGTTCCTGACGGCCGAACTGACCACCGCCGATCGCGCCAAGGCTTTGCTCGAATTCCGCAGCCGCATTCCTTCCAAGACCCTGCCCGCGCGCGTCATCGGTACCGGCACCGGAGCCAATTCCCGGGTCGTCTTTGTCGATCGCGGCTCCAACGATGGCGTGAAGCGCGGCATGGCCGCCATTACGCCGGACGGCATCGTCGGCAAGGTGGTTGCGGCCTATCCGATGGCTTCGCTGGTGCAGTTGATCACGGAGCAGGGTTCGGTTGCGGGCGTCGTCTCGCAAAAGAACCATGTCCGTGGCACCCTGAAAGGCCAGGGCACCACCAACTGCATCGTGGATTACGTCCAGAACGAGGACAAACTGGAGCCGGGTGAATGGTTCTACACCTCCGGCGCCGACCGGATCTTCCCGCGCGGCCTGCCCGTGGGCCAAGTCAAGATGGTGCGCGAAGGCCGCGGCGGCAAGGAAGTCGTCGTCACCCCCAGCGCCGTCACCGGGTCAGTGGAAGAGATGCTCATTGTGATCGATGGCGTGCAGGGCCTGATTCCGGAACCGGAGACGCCGGCCTCGCCGCAGATCAGTATCCTGCCCGCTCCGCCGCCGATGCCGGGTGAGGATCAGCGCGTCGCACCCAGTGCCGCCGGAGAAGCGGCCGGCGCCATGCAGACCGACGCCGACAAGCTCAGGGATAAATACCGCCGCATCGGCGAAAGCCAGGGGGTGGACATCGGGTCTCCCGGTCCGCTGGCCGACTTCAACCGCAACCCGCCGGCCCAATCCGCACAACCGGCACCGAATGCCGCCACCACTCCGGGCGCTCAGCCGCCGGCCGGTGCCCGCACGGCACCTGGCGCGCAGCCCCCTGCCGCTCCTAAACCGCAGGAGCCCCGTAAGCAATGA
- a CDS encoding Rne/Rng family ribonuclease: MSSKELVISQNRHESKVAILEDGQLVEVFFQRANEYSLAGSIHKGRVTRVLPGMQSAFVDLGLDRDCFLYVSDFFEENADEIDKVGDERRGGREREREGDRDRDRDRDRGGRGRDRDRNRSREQHAPAPVEAAPVIEEFEPAEVVEAVAAAPEAVAEAPAAEGDAAADKNNQDRRGRRSRRRRRGGRGFPDSKYATAGEPGNEPVDEVEPEIPEPVAAEIEHEAEPAQAAPIEEVVLLPGESLAKYRRAPRPEPAPVPVVAEAAPVQEATPEPEPEPEPEPEIIHEPIDLDELQAAAEEAADQAAEQILDRVEEIEHRAEVAEEAVSQEAETVEEAEEEEDDEPAASDSEETEIEAVDDHEDAIAACETEAIEPAEGEAAEVVEGEVSTEEPQNQSATVREQSGRAPHRISRRMRRRGRGGRGQEAPGTEAPLEAAPEAPVERVVERPVERFEARQQQQAPPERRDRERERERPPIPSIADLLREGQEIIVQIAKEPLGQKGARITSHIAMPGRYVVYMPTVEHLGVSRKISTDEERQRLKRILQKHREGVAGGFIMRTAGEGRSEEEIAADMQFLAALWLDIKQKAEKRRAPALLHHDVEVVQRLIRDQLTDGFKAIWVDNEDLYEQVLHSVERLAPALLPRVKMYTRPEPIFDAFGITQELEKALRPKVWLKSGGYIVINQTEALVAIDVNTGKYVGKSNRLEDTIVKTNLEAVKEIVRQMRLRDLGGIIVVDFIDMDERKNRAKVMQALEEVMRMDKAPYKILQFNDFGLVAITRKRVKQSLERALCSACPTCEGAGYVKSVDTVISEILTQAQKYAKVVDTKDVVLRVNPEVAKEMKSVSNQYLEELEEILGRPVLVSADPLLHQEKFDLA; encoded by the coding sequence ATGTCATCGAAAGAGCTGGTGATCAGCCAGAACCGCCACGAGAGCAAGGTGGCGATTCTCGAAGACGGCCAGTTGGTTGAAGTTTTCTTCCAACGCGCCAACGAATATTCCCTGGCCGGCAGTATCCACAAAGGCAGGGTAACCCGCGTTCTTCCCGGCATGCAGTCGGCTTTTGTCGACCTGGGCCTGGACCGCGACTGTTTCCTCTACGTCTCGGACTTCTTTGAAGAGAATGCCGACGAGATCGACAAGGTTGGCGACGAGCGCCGAGGCGGCCGGGAACGGGAGCGCGAAGGCGACCGTGACCGCGATCGGGACCGTGATCGAGGCGGCCGAGGCCGCGATCGGGACCGGAACCGCAGCCGCGAACAGCATGCCCCCGCCCCGGTGGAAGCCGCGCCTGTCATTGAAGAGTTTGAACCCGCCGAGGTAGTGGAAGCCGTAGCCGCCGCTCCGGAAGCCGTGGCCGAGGCGCCTGCCGCCGAAGGCGACGCCGCCGCTGATAAGAACAATCAGGACCGTCGGGGCCGCCGCTCGCGCCGCCGCCGCCGTGGTGGACGGGGTTTCCCGGATTCCAAGTACGCCACCGCTGGTGAACCAGGCAACGAGCCGGTCGACGAAGTCGAGCCGGAGATTCCAGAACCGGTCGCGGCTGAGATCGAACACGAAGCGGAACCGGCGCAAGCCGCTCCCATTGAGGAAGTCGTCCTGCTGCCGGGTGAGTCGCTCGCCAAGTACCGTCGGGCCCCTCGTCCCGAACCGGCCCCCGTGCCGGTGGTGGCCGAAGCGGCGCCCGTGCAGGAAGCTACACCCGAACCCGAGCCGGAACCGGAACCCGAGCCCGAAATCATCCATGAGCCGATCGACCTGGACGAGTTGCAGGCCGCGGCCGAAGAAGCGGCCGACCAGGCAGCCGAACAGATCCTTGACCGGGTGGAAGAGATTGAGCACCGCGCCGAAGTAGCCGAAGAAGCGGTCAGCCAGGAAGCGGAAACGGTCGAGGAAGCGGAAGAAGAAGAGGACGACGAACCCGCCGCCTCCGATTCCGAAGAGACTGAGATCGAAGCGGTGGACGATCACGAAGACGCGATCGCCGCCTGCGAAACGGAAGCTATCGAGCCGGCCGAAGGCGAAGCAGCGGAAGTGGTGGAAGGCGAAGTCTCCACAGAAGAACCGCAGAATCAGAGTGCAACGGTCCGCGAACAGAGCGGCCGGGCTCCGCACCGCATTTCGCGCCGCATGCGCCGCCGTGGCCGTGGCGGCCGTGGCCAGGAAGCGCCGGGTACGGAAGCGCCGCTGGAAGCCGCGCCGGAAGCCCCGGTGGAGCGAGTTGTCGAGCGTCCGGTGGAGCGGTTTGAAGCCCGCCAGCAGCAGCAGGCGCCGCCGGAACGGCGCGATCGTGAACGCGAGCGCGAGCGTCCGCCCATCCCATCGATTGCCGACCTTCTACGCGAAGGTCAGGAAATCATCGTCCAGATTGCCAAGGAACCGTTGGGCCAGAAGGGTGCGCGCATCACTTCGCACATCGCCATGCCCGGCCGGTATGTCGTGTATATGCCGACGGTTGAACATCTTGGCGTTTCGCGCAAGATTTCCACCGACGAAGAGCGGCAGCGGCTGAAGCGCATCCTGCAGAAGCATCGCGAGGGTGTGGCCGGCGGTTTCATCATGCGTACGGCTGGTGAAGGCCGCAGCGAGGAAGAGATCGCGGCCGACATGCAGTTCCTGGCCGCCCTGTGGCTGGACATCAAGCAGAAGGCTGAAAAGCGGCGCGCTCCGGCCCTGCTCCACCATGACGTGGAAGTGGTGCAGCGGCTCATCCGCGACCAGCTCACCGACGGGTTCAAGGCCATCTGGGTCGACAACGAAGATCTGTACGAACAGGTGCTGCATTCCGTCGAACGGCTGGCTCCGGCCCTGCTCCCGCGGGTCAAGATGTACACCCGGCCCGAGCCGATCTTCGACGCCTTCGGCATCACGCAGGAGCTGGAAAAGGCCCTGCGGCCTAAGGTTTGGCTGAAGTCGGGCGGCTACATCGTCATCAACCAGACCGAGGCGCTGGTCGCCATCGACGTCAACACCGGCAAGTATGTCGGCAAGTCGAACCGGCTGGAAGACACCATCGTCAAGACGAACCTCGAAGCGGTGAAGGAAATCGTCCGCCAGATGCGGCTGCGCGATCTGGGCGGCATCATCGTGGTCGACTTCATCGACATGGACGAGCGCAAGAACCGAGCGAAGGTCATGCAGGCGCTGGAAGAGGTCATGCGGATGGATAAGGCTCCTTACAAGATCCTTCAATTCAATGACTTCGGCCTGGTCGCCATCACTCGCAAGCGCGTCAAGCAGTCGCTGGAACGGGCGCTCTGCTCGGCCTGCCCCACCTGCGAGGGCGCGGGCTATGTGAAGAGTGTCGATACGGTGATCAGCGAGATCCTCACCCAGGCGCAGAAGTACGCCAAGGTTGTGGATACCAAGGACGTCGTGCTGCGGGTGAACCCCGAAGTCGCGAAGGAGATGAAGTCGGTCTCCAACCAGTATCTGGAAGAGCTGGAAGAGATTCTGGGCCGTCCGGTGCTGGTGAGCGCCGATCCGTTATTGCACCAGGAGAAGTTCGACCTGGCGTAA